The following proteins are encoded in a genomic region of Hyalangium minutum:
- a CDS encoding S8 family serine peptidase, producing the protein MKRWVWLGLVGLLAACKEEPPVDPPDTTPQDCTTTGEQGLTSSQGLGSEELDNLDGRQSYLIRYRRSVSAMAARAAEDSVVRTGGKVSARWANLGAVAARLTPEQRAALAQDPDVLTLEPDRVVRAFGRQALNTVGTVGELTEGLRLVQAPQVWDANPADGTLDATAPNGTGIKVCVIDSGWDNRHPELQAAYAGGKDFVDNDDEPLDYDKSTGTWGGGHGTHTAATIAAQLGSHGTVQPGDETNGVAGVAPGVELYVARVLNTRGNGSTADIISALKWCQEQKVQIVSLSLGAPDSSTLEEAAFKEAIAANILPIAATGNSGTGDPATEPPVAFPAGYDGVLAVGAVDFKSARASFSQVGPEVALMGPGVDVLSAMILGSESYSQLTVDGQTYESRSLAFAPTGEYAGKLLTCGLGDGVTSCGEEATCAGFVAYVDRGGLDAEGNGLTFAKKVNYMRRAGAKAVIIGNNDKTDGVGNFTLGTAGTWLPTASVSFDDGAAIKGLRNKDAKMKLVGVDYARLSGTSMATPHVSGVAALVWSAKPSLTAAQVRALLQDSAKDLGALGRDNIYGYGLVQAKSAMDLLQTRFP; encoded by the coding sequence ATGAAGCGTTGGGTTTGGCTGGGTCTCGTTGGGCTGCTCGCCGCCTGCAAGGAGGAGCCTCCTGTGGACCCCCCCGATACGACCCCGCAGGACTGCACCACCACCGGTGAGCAGGGGCTCACTTCCTCGCAGGGGCTCGGCTCCGAAGAGCTCGACAACCTGGATGGCCGCCAGTCCTATCTCATCCGCTACCGCCGCTCCGTCTCCGCCATGGCCGCCCGCGCCGCCGAGGACTCCGTGGTGCGCACCGGTGGCAAGGTGAGCGCCCGCTGGGCGAACCTGGGCGCTGTCGCCGCCCGCCTCACGCCCGAGCAGCGCGCGGCGCTCGCGCAGGATCCCGATGTGCTCACCCTGGAGCCGGATCGCGTGGTGCGAGCCTTCGGCCGTCAGGCCCTGAACACCGTGGGCACCGTGGGCGAGCTCACCGAGGGCCTCCGGCTCGTGCAGGCCCCGCAGGTGTGGGACGCCAACCCTGCTGATGGCACCCTGGATGCCACCGCGCCCAATGGCACGGGCATCAAGGTGTGTGTCATCGACAGCGGCTGGGACAACCGGCACCCCGAGCTCCAGGCCGCCTACGCGGGTGGCAAGGACTTCGTCGACAACGATGACGAGCCGCTGGACTACGACAAGAGCACGGGCACGTGGGGCGGTGGCCACGGCACGCACACCGCTGCCACCATTGCCGCGCAGCTGGGCTCGCACGGCACCGTGCAGCCCGGTGACGAGACCAATGGCGTGGCCGGCGTGGCCCCGGGCGTGGAGCTGTACGTGGCCCGCGTGCTCAACACCCGCGGCAATGGCAGCACCGCGGACATCATCTCCGCGTTGAAGTGGTGCCAGGAGCAGAAGGTGCAGATCGTCTCGCTGTCGCTCGGCGCTCCGGATTCCAGCACCCTCGAGGAGGCCGCGTTCAAGGAGGCCATCGCCGCGAACATCCTTCCGATTGCGGCCACCGGCAACAGCGGCACCGGTGATCCGGCCACCGAGCCTCCCGTGGCCTTCCCCGCCGGCTATGACGGCGTGCTCGCCGTGGGCGCCGTCGACTTCAAGAGCGCGCGCGCCTCCTTCTCGCAGGTGGGCCCGGAGGTCGCCCTCATGGGCCCCGGCGTGGACGTGCTCTCGGCCATGATTCTCGGCTCCGAGTCCTACTCGCAGCTCACCGTGGATGGCCAGACCTACGAGTCCCGCTCGCTCGCGTTCGCGCCCACCGGCGAGTACGCCGGCAAGCTGCTCACGTGTGGCCTGGGTGACGGTGTCACCTCCTGCGGCGAGGAGGCCACCTGCGCGGGCTTCGTCGCCTATGTGGACCGCGGCGGCCTGGATGCCGAGGGCAATGGCCTCACCTTCGCCAAGAAGGTCAACTACATGCGCCGCGCGGGTGCCAAGGCCGTCATCATCGGCAACAACGATAAGACCGATGGCGTCGGTAACTTCACGCTCGGCACCGCGGGCACGTGGCTGCCCACCGCCTCCGTCTCCTTCGACGATGGCGCGGCCATCAAGGGGCTCAGGAACAAGGATGCCAAGATGAAGCTCGTGGGCGTGGACTACGCGCGCCTGTCCGGTACCTCCATGGCGACGCCGCACGTGAGCGGCGTGGCCGCCCTGGTGTGGAGCGCGAAGCCCTCGCTCACCGCCGCGCAGGTGCGCGCGCTCCTGCAGGACTCCGCCAAGGACCTGGGCGCCCTCGGCCGTGACAACATCTACGGCTACGGGCTCGTGCAGGCCAAGTCCGCCATGGACCTGCTCCAGACGCGCTTCCCGTAA
- a CDS encoding zf-HC2 domain-containing protein, giving the protein MSLACREQELDALLAGELAPADAERVRAHTEGCAACTHALAWLKLERGWMTQRARRMPARPSLSFEALEARLAAAKQAPAQPESTRMPAPRRAERATPRRSNWSFRGVMALGAAAAVGFIVFGVVQARPVNAPEVLWSQDVLASGLVQACVDPSGEAVAALENRFSACLIATPAWPAD; this is encoded by the coding sequence ATGAGTCTCGCCTGCCGCGAACAGGAGCTGGACGCGCTGCTGGCCGGGGAGCTGGCCCCCGCGGACGCGGAGCGCGTGCGAGCCCACACCGAGGGCTGCGCCGCATGCACCCACGCGCTGGCGTGGCTGAAGCTGGAGCGCGGGTGGATGACCCAGCGTGCCCGCCGCATGCCCGCGCGCCCTTCGCTGAGCTTCGAGGCGCTGGAGGCCCGGCTGGCAGCGGCGAAGCAGGCCCCGGCCCAGCCCGAGTCCACCCGAATGCCCGCGCCGCGCCGCGCGGAGCGGGCCACGCCGCGCCGGAGCAACTGGTCCTTCCGGGGCGTCATGGCGCTGGGAGCCGCCGCGGCCGTGGGGTTCATCGTGTTCGGCGTGGTGCAGGCGCGGCCGGTGAACGCGCCCGAGGTGCTGTGGAGCCAGGACGTGCTGGCCTCGGGGCTGGTGCAGGCCTGCGTGGATCCGAGCGGCGAGGCGGTGGCGGCCCTCGAGAATCGCTTCAGCGCGTGCCTCATCGCGACGCCCGCGTGGCCCGCGGACTAA
- a CDS encoding DsbA family protein, with protein MKVFLSAGAAVAVLLGVSAIAVASSPSPSRHDDGCSQKDCPESHGGDTRPQPLAATPRAEAPSLGPADAKVTVEVWSDFQCPFCARGATTAKELRAKYGDQVRLVFRHQPLPMHGQARLAAAASMAAHEQGRFWEFHDALFANQRALDRASLEALAAKLNLDMERFKRSLDSSTWSNYVDTEVAEAQRRGVRGTPTFFVNGQPITGAQPLQVFTQAIDAELRR; from the coding sequence ATGAAGGTGTTCCTGTCCGCCGGCGCGGCTGTCGCCGTGCTGCTGGGTGTGTCCGCGATTGCCGTTGCCAGCTCGCCGTCTCCGTCGCGGCACGACGACGGGTGCAGCCAGAAGGATTGTCCGGAGTCGCACGGCGGAGACACCCGGCCCCAGCCGCTGGCCGCCACGCCGCGCGCGGAGGCGCCCTCCCTGGGGCCCGCGGACGCGAAGGTGACGGTGGAGGTGTGGTCGGACTTCCAGTGCCCGTTCTGCGCGCGCGGCGCCACCACGGCGAAGGAGCTGAGAGCGAAGTACGGAGACCAGGTGCGGCTCGTCTTCCGTCACCAGCCGCTGCCGATGCACGGGCAGGCGCGGCTGGCGGCGGCGGCCTCCATGGCGGCGCATGAGCAGGGCCGCTTCTGGGAGTTCCACGACGCGCTCTTCGCCAACCAGCGCGCGCTAGACCGGGCCTCGCTGGAGGCGCTGGCCGCCAAGCTGAACCTGGACATGGAGCGCTTCAAGCGCTCGCTCGACTCGAGCACCTGGAGCAACTACGTGGATACGGAGGTGGCGGAGGCGCAGCGCCGCGGCGTCCGGGGTACGCCGACGTTCTTCGTGAACGGGCAGCCCATCACCGGCGCGCAGCCGCTGCAGGTCTTCACGCAGGCCATCGACGCGGAGCTGCGGCGCTGA
- a CDS encoding CDP-alcohol phosphatidyltransferase family protein: MRREPLFSPDVSGRSTLEPAQPSIRAPLAYRRVKLALLHTLSLSRLAFAAVFLLTSDLWLRAGLIVLSGLTDVLDGWIARHARLTTRLGAIIDPVADRGFAVTAILALLLNGLLTPVQVCLLLLRDVTTAVGFVVTRVVPTFRPVEVKARMLGKATTAVQTLTLLAALVLPVFVKPLVAVAGVLAVAAVVDYTNAMWRARVRP, from the coding sequence ATGCGCCGCGAGCCACTCTTCAGCCCCGACGTCTCTGGCCGGTCCACCCTCGAGCCCGCCCAGCCCTCGATCCGCGCTCCGCTGGCGTACAGGCGGGTGAAGCTCGCGCTCCTGCACACGCTGTCGCTGTCCCGGCTGGCGTTCGCGGCCGTCTTCCTGTTGACCTCGGACCTGTGGCTGCGGGCGGGGCTCATCGTGCTGTCGGGGCTGACGGATGTGCTCGATGGATGGATTGCCCGCCATGCGCGGCTGACCACGCGGCTCGGGGCGATCATTGATCCGGTGGCCGACCGGGGCTTCGCCGTCACGGCCATCCTGGCGCTCCTGCTCAATGGGCTGCTCACGCCGGTGCAGGTGTGCCTGCTCTTGCTGCGCGATGTGACCACGGCAGTGGGCTTCGTCGTCACGCGCGTGGTGCCCACCTTCCGCCCCGTGGAGGTGAAGGCGCGGATGCTCGGCAAGGCCACCACGGCGGTGCAGACGCTGACGCTGCTCGCGGCCCTGGTGCTGCCGGTGTTCGTGAAGCCGCTGGTGGCCGTGGCGGGGGTGCTCGCCGTGGCGGCCGTCGTGGACTACACGAACGCCATGTGGCGGGCGCGGGTGCGCCCCTGA
- the glpD gene encoding glycerol-3-phosphate dehydrogenase, which yields MRQESAALVRTSSPQEFPPPPPSRAERLRTLASDAFDVLIIGGGVTGAGSARDAALRGLRVALVERDDFASGTSSRSSRLIHGGVRYLEHGHLGLVFESSIERMRLLRLAPHLVRPLAFTWPVYKGARIPRWKLNAGLMLYDALALFRNVKAHRSLNARQVLEHEPHLLSAQLNGGARYYDAATDDARLTFANALGASEAGAVVLNHASVRQLVIEDGKARGAVVVDHLSGQEVTVRARAVVNATGPWSDEIRKLDTPRETPAVRGSKGVHIAVPRERIGNREALTLLSPVDGRVMFILPSDKHAIIGTTETATRAHPAEVRASEKDVEYLLASANAFFPEAKLVRADVISSWAGIRPLVAKGYSQAGGAGSASREHLIDLSPSGVIAISGGKLTTYRVMARDVVNAVERHLDVPHRKPLTDALPLPGGELRSVDAALEAVLPEVGHADVALHLVRAYGSRWRQVWGLTHQDSSLAKPLVEGLPYLRAEAAHGVTHEFVHTLADLLIRRLKVAFETRDQGAQAARAAAEVIAPLLGWDGAEMQRQLQAYTQDAARIFNVDPAEG from the coding sequence GTGCGTCAAGAATCCGCTGCCCTCGTTCGCACCTCTTCTCCGCAGGAATTCCCGCCGCCGCCGCCCTCCCGCGCCGAGCGTCTCCGCACCCTTGCGTCCGACGCCTTCGATGTCTTGATCATCGGTGGCGGTGTCACCGGTGCCGGCTCCGCTCGCGATGCCGCCCTGCGCGGCCTCCGCGTTGCCCTCGTCGAGCGCGATGACTTCGCCAGCGGCACCTCCAGCCGCTCCTCCCGCCTCATCCACGGCGGTGTGCGCTACCTCGAGCATGGCCACCTCGGCCTCGTCTTCGAGTCCAGCATCGAGCGCATGCGCCTGCTGCGGCTCGCGCCCCACCTCGTCCGCCCGCTCGCCTTCACCTGGCCCGTCTACAAGGGCGCTCGCATTCCCCGCTGGAAGCTCAACGCCGGCCTCATGCTCTATGACGCCCTCGCGCTCTTCCGGAACGTGAAGGCCCACCGCAGTCTCAATGCGCGCCAGGTGCTCGAACACGAGCCCCACCTGCTCTCAGCCCAGCTCAATGGCGGTGCCCGCTACTACGACGCCGCCACCGATGACGCGCGCCTCACCTTCGCCAACGCCCTGGGCGCCTCCGAGGCCGGTGCCGTCGTCCTCAACCATGCCTCCGTCCGCCAGCTCGTCATCGAGGACGGCAAGGCGCGTGGCGCCGTCGTCGTCGACCACCTCTCCGGCCAGGAAGTCACCGTCCGCGCTCGCGCCGTCGTCAACGCCACCGGCCCGTGGAGCGATGAGATTCGCAAGCTCGACACCCCGCGCGAGACTCCCGCCGTTCGCGGCAGCAAGGGCGTTCACATCGCCGTGCCCCGAGAGCGCATCGGCAATCGCGAAGCCCTCACGCTGCTGTCCCCTGTCGACGGGCGCGTGATGTTCATCCTCCCCTCCGACAAGCACGCCATCATCGGCACCACCGAGACCGCCACCCGCGCTCACCCCGCCGAGGTCCGCGCCAGCGAGAAGGATGTCGAGTACCTCCTCGCCTCCGCCAACGCGTTCTTTCCGGAAGCGAAGCTCGTGCGCGCCGATGTCATCAGCTCCTGGGCCGGCATCCGCCCTCTCGTCGCCAAAGGCTATAGCCAGGCCGGCGGCGCTGGCAGCGCCAGCCGTGAGCACCTCATCGACCTGAGCCCCTCCGGCGTCATCGCCATCAGCGGCGGCAAGCTCACCACCTACCGCGTCATGGCTCGCGATGTCGTCAACGCCGTGGAGCGGCACCTTGACGTCCCCCACCGCAAGCCGCTCACCGATGCGCTGCCCCTGCCCGGTGGCGAGCTGCGCTCCGTGGACGCCGCGCTCGAGGCCGTGCTCCCCGAGGTCGGCCATGCGGATGTCGCCCTTCACCTCGTGCGCGCCTATGGCAGCCGGTGGCGCCAGGTCTGGGGGCTGACCCACCAGGACTCCTCCCTCGCCAAGCCGCTCGTCGAGGGCCTGCCCTACCTGCGCGCCGAGGCCGCCCACGGCGTCACCCACGAGTTCGTCCACACCCTGGCCGATCTCCTCATCCGCCGCCTCAAGGTCGCCTTCGAGACACGCGACCAGGGCGCCCAGGCTGCTCGCGCCGCCGCGGAAGTCATCGCCCCCCTCCTCGGCTGGGACGGCGCCGAGATGCAGCGACAGCTCCAGGCCTACACCCAGGACGCAGCCCGCATCTTCAATGTCGACCCAGCGGAGGGTTGA
- a CDS encoding DUF7577 domain-containing protein, whose translation MKRVQFAVHRMVGEARLQAGLLEAAGLSVEVRGEALSPLSGELPSTETWIELWLWPQEVEAARQLIAELEENREAAGKEVQCPRCHEENPGNFELCWNCGLEFPSTLRPKLRALP comes from the coding sequence ATGAAGCGGGTACAGTTCGCCGTCCATCGCATGGTGGGAGAGGCGCGGCTGCAGGCAGGGTTGTTGGAGGCGGCGGGTCTCTCCGTGGAGGTGCGCGGAGAGGCACTGTCCCCCTTGAGCGGAGAGCTCCCGAGCACGGAGACGTGGATTGAGCTGTGGCTGTGGCCGCAAGAGGTGGAGGCGGCGCGGCAGCTCATCGCGGAGCTAGAGGAGAACCGAGAGGCAGCGGGCAAGGAGGTGCAGTGCCCGCGGTGCCACGAGGAGAACCCGGGTAACTTCGAGCTGTGCTGGAACTGCGGTTTGGAGTTCCCGTCGACCTTGCGCCCCAAGCTCCGGGCGCTGCCATGA
- a CDS encoding PRC-barrel domain-containing protein, whose amino-acid sequence MYQRTNIRQGMTVMSRDGVQIGRVVEVTVAGIVIQKGQFFFIRDFEVPLSDISKVQGDEIILLRDHAELRRADHEAEKHEGTAKGTVGVAGIAAPPPGEGLGLGPTDLTEARMDSAKFQDHGRYYLQPTGGSTPVTDVAQGLPDEEIRPAATPSEEAYHPIPHEPPLTERRAAGPGWDPLSVDEELEKEAPRTSGPDPKAPTRY is encoded by the coding sequence ATGTATCAGCGCACGAACATTCGCCAAGGCATGACCGTCATGAGCCGGGACGGTGTGCAGATAGGCCGCGTCGTGGAAGTGACGGTGGCCGGCATCGTCATCCAGAAGGGTCAGTTCTTCTTCATCAGGGACTTCGAGGTGCCCCTCTCGGACATCTCCAAGGTGCAGGGAGATGAGATCATCTTGCTGAGGGACCATGCGGAGCTTCGGCGCGCGGACCATGAAGCGGAGAAGCACGAGGGCACCGCGAAGGGCACGGTGGGGGTGGCTGGCATCGCCGCGCCTCCTCCGGGAGAAGGGCTCGGACTGGGGCCCACGGACCTGACCGAGGCACGGATGGACAGCGCCAAGTTCCAGGACCATGGGCGCTACTACCTGCAGCCCACGGGCGGCTCCACGCCGGTGACGGATGTGGCGCAGGGCCTCCCGGACGAGGAGATCCGCCCGGCCGCCACGCCCTCCGAGGAGGCCTATCACCCGATTCCGCACGAACCGCCCCTAACGGAGCGCCGCGCCGCGGGCCCGGGGTGGGATCCGCTGAGCGTGGACGAGGAGCTGGAGAAGGAAGCACCCCGCACGAGCGGCCCGGACCCCAAGGCTCCGACACGCTACTAG
- a CDS encoding RNA polymerase sigma factor, whose amino-acid sequence MAPLLALRMFAAQDDAPEAQDGERTLLRRARTGDPVAFRLLFERHSPAVWRFLKDAFRDEAAADEATQETFVRAHGRLATLRDEDRLASWLLGIARRVYLETRRVRGVHLDVDGEDSEGLVEAVLPTPTPEDLLLDRETEALLTEALGHLREERRSALLLRIDHGLPYEEIAQVMGWSLPKVKNEIHRARLQLRERLAPHVGGRP is encoded by the coding sequence GTGGCTCCCCTGCTTGCCTTGCGAATGTTCGCCGCCCAAGACGATGCCCCGGAGGCCCAGGACGGGGAGCGCACCCTGCTGCGGCGCGCCCGCACGGGGGATCCCGTCGCCTTCCGGCTCCTCTTCGAGCGGCACTCTCCGGCCGTCTGGCGCTTCCTGAAGGACGCCTTCCGGGACGAAGCCGCCGCGGATGAGGCCACTCAGGAAACCTTTGTTCGGGCCCACGGGCGGCTCGCGACGCTGCGGGACGAGGACCGGCTGGCCTCGTGGCTGCTGGGCATCGCGCGCCGGGTGTACCTGGAGACGCGCCGGGTGCGGGGCGTACACCTGGACGTGGATGGCGAGGACAGCGAGGGGCTGGTGGAGGCGGTGCTGCCCACGCCCACGCCCGAGGACTTGCTGTTGGACCGGGAGACGGAGGCCCTGCTGACGGAGGCGCTCGGGCACCTGCGCGAGGAGCGGCGCTCGGCGCTGCTGCTGCGCATCGACCACGGCCTGCCCTACGAGGAGATCGCTCAGGTGATGGGCTGGTCTCTGCCCAAGGTGAAGAATGAGATCCACCGCGCGCGGCTTCAGCTCCGCGAGCGGCTGGCCCCGCATGTTGGAGGTCGTCCATGA